In Vagococcus hydrophili, one DNA window encodes the following:
- the ychF gene encoding redox-regulated ATPase YchF, whose translation MALTAGIVGLPNVGKSTLFNAITKAGVEAANYPFATIDPNVGMVEVPDNRLDELTKLVKPKKTVPATFEFTDIAGIVKGASKGEGLGNKFLSNIRQVDAICHVVRCFDDENITHVEGRINPLEDIEIINLELIFADLESVDKRLSRVSKIAKTKDKEAVAELAVLEKIKPVLEAGKSARSIEFADEELPIVKGLFLLTTKPVLYVANVAEDEVADADNNDYVKQVKDFAASENAEVISVCARAEEEIAELDDEDKADFLEALGIEESGLDKLIRAAYYLLGLATYFTAGEQEVRAWTFKNGMKAPECAGVIHTDFERGFIRAETVSYEDLKEHGSMPAAKEAGRVRLEGKEYIVKDGDVMLFRFNV comes from the coding sequence ATGGCACTAACAGCAGGAATCGTAGGTTTACCAAATGTTGGTAAATCAACATTATTTAACGCAATTACTAAAGCGGGAGTGGAAGCCGCAAACTATCCATTTGCAACAATTGATCCTAACGTGGGAATGGTAGAAGTTCCAGATAATCGTTTAGATGAGTTAACAAAATTAGTAAAACCTAAAAAAACTGTCCCAGCAACCTTTGAATTTACGGATATTGCAGGGATTGTAAAGGGTGCAAGTAAAGGTGAAGGCTTAGGGAATAAATTCTTAAGCAACATTCGCCAAGTAGACGCTATTTGTCACGTGGTTCGTTGTTTTGATGATGAAAATATTACTCACGTTGAAGGTCGTATCAATCCTTTAGAAGATATTGAAATCATTAACTTAGAGTTGATTTTTGCCGATTTAGAATCAGTGGACAAACGTTTATCACGGGTTTCTAAAATTGCCAAAACAAAAGATAAAGAGGCAGTGGCTGAGCTAGCTGTCTTAGAAAAAATCAAACCAGTTCTTGAAGCTGGAAAATCAGCTCGTTCGATTGAGTTTGCTGATGAAGAATTACCAATTGTTAAAGGGTTATTCTTATTAACAACTAAACCAGTTCTTTATGTAGCAAACGTTGCTGAGGATGAAGTGGCTGATGCAGATAATAATGATTACGTGAAACAAGTAAAAGATTTTGCGGCATCAGAAAATGCAGAAGTTATTTCTGTTTGTGCCCGTGCTGAAGAAGAAATTGCTGAATTAGATGATGAAGACAAAGCTGACTTTTTAGAAGCTTTAGGCATTGAAGAATCAGGGTTAGATAAATTAATCCGTGCCGCTTATTACTTATTAGGTTTAGCAACTTACTTTACAGCCGGCGAGCAAGAAGTGCGTGCATGGACTTTTAAAAATGGTATGAAAGCACCAGAATGTGCGGGTGTTATCCATACTGACTTCGAGCGTGGTTTTATCCGTGCTGAAACAGTTTCTTATGAAGATTTAAAAGAGCATGGAAGTATGCCAGCAGCAAAAGAAGCTGGACGTGTTCGTTTGGAAGGTAAAGAGTACATCGTTAAAGATGGCGACGTAATGTTGTTTAGATTTAACGTTTAA